A stretch of Neisseria subflava DNA encodes these proteins:
- a CDS encoding TonB-dependent siderophore receptor — protein sequence MSLPVFPYGKLSFAVSLALCSAYSVATEVENTQPQERVDLPTVTVQGVGKQTTSNYTIPASSAATGIRLTQRETPQSLSVVTEKQMDDQGLDTLQDVLKQTPGVFHSKMGNNVSGHSQFISRSQAIDSISVDGAPKFLYDGKAIRRGTNNLDSTLYEQVVVVRGASGLSNGGMGEPGGTVALERKKPTAKPAISVEAGVGSWNHYRFVLDANQPLNVDNTLRGRAILVSDHGGDYLPNTSRHNHTFYGTLSYDITPQTQWRLGTEIHRFRNTGSSRFSYLTAAGSRRTGFIPFESSPRSNSSARWAYGKDTSAEVFTSLSHEFDNGWKLTGNYSHVSGKNDIVSGIAGTYEINPDYSALFTSDRDRSKYRDQDFSLTLDGHYPALGRSHEFNAGISYQDNKENLSFYEEGESTIPDLRKFDGNIAKPDMPYLRDGFSRMKNLSVYGSTRFKLTDKLAFIGGSRFVDWRYRYSTSRNKFAHSSHKQNVFIPYLGVTYDIGDNLTAYASYTTIFRPQVRYLTKDGAALKPQRGKTYETGLKASWFEGRLNASASVFMNKRDHLGVVAGKFANGEEYYRAADNTTTKGVELSVGGRLSDKWLLNASYARSKIKDSEGVQLHPSYPVHLFKLFTAYDVTDRLNLGANVNWQSRSHTLDEYPADINPAAAAALTQRPYATLDLTGHYKIGKSTRISLDFENVFNKRYRTMPDIHVYGTPRSVTATVKHTF from the coding sequence ATGTCACTACCTGTATTTCCCTATGGCAAATTAAGCTTTGCCGTCAGTCTGGCGCTGTGTTCGGCGTATTCTGTTGCGACCGAAGTAGAAAATACCCAGCCGCAAGAGCGTGTCGATTTACCGACAGTTACCGTCCAAGGTGTCGGAAAACAGACTACTTCCAACTACACCATTCCCGCTTCCTCCGCCGCGACAGGCATCCGCCTGACCCAGCGTGAAACGCCGCAGTCCTTGTCTGTCGTCACTGAAAAACAAATGGACGACCAAGGTTTGGATACCTTGCAGGACGTGTTGAAACAAACACCGGGCGTGTTCCACAGCAAAATGGGCAACAACGTATCCGGCCACAGCCAATTTATTTCGCGCAGTCAGGCGATTGACAGCATTTCCGTGGATGGTGCACCCAAATTCCTTTACGACGGTAAAGCCATCCGTCGCGGCACCAACAATCTGGACAGCACATTGTACGAACAAGTCGTCGTCGTACGCGGCGCAAGCGGTTTGTCTAACGGCGGTATGGGCGAGCCGGGTGGTACGGTTGCTTTGGAACGCAAGAAACCGACTGCCAAGCCAGCCATCAGCGTAGAAGCCGGTGTCGGTTCGTGGAACCACTACCGCTTCGTCCTTGATGCCAATCAGCCTTTAAATGTAGACAATACCTTGCGCGGCCGCGCTATTTTGGTCAGCGACCACGGCGGCGATTACCTGCCGAACACTTCGCGCCACAATCACACTTTCTACGGTACTTTGTCTTACGATATCACGCCGCAAACCCAATGGCGCCTCGGTACGGAAATACACCGTTTCCGCAATACCGGCAGCTCGCGTTTCAGCTACCTGACCGCAGCAGGTTCGCGCCGTACTGGATTCATACCATTTGAGTCTTCGCCGCGCAGCAATTCTTCCGCACGCTGGGCATACGGCAAGGACACCAGTGCTGAAGTATTCACTTCCCTCAGCCATGAGTTTGACAACGGCTGGAAACTGACAGGCAATTACAGCCATGTTTCGGGCAAAAACGACATCGTTTCAGGCATTGCCGGTACATACGAAATCAATCCCGACTATTCCGCGCTCTTTACATCCGACCGCGATCGCAGCAAATATCGTGACCAAGATTTCTCCCTGACTTTGGATGGTCACTATCCTGCATTGGGCCGTTCGCATGAGTTCAATGCGGGCATCAGCTATCAGGACAACAAAGAAAACCTGTCTTTCTATGAAGAAGGCGAATCGACGATTCCTGATTTGCGTAAATTTGACGGCAACATCGCCAAACCCGATATGCCGTATCTGCGCGATGGTTTTTCACGCATGAAAAACCTGTCGGTTTACGGCTCGACCCGTTTCAAACTGACCGACAAGCTCGCCTTTATCGGCGGCAGCCGTTTTGTGGATTGGCGTTACCGTTACAGCACCAGCCGTAACAAATTCGCACACAGCAGCCACAAACAAAACGTTTTCATTCCTTATTTGGGCGTAACCTACGACATCGGTGACAATCTGACTGCCTATGCGTCTTACACCACCATTTTCCGTCCGCAAGTGCGTTACCTGACCAAAGACGGCGCGGCGCTCAAACCACAACGCGGCAAAACCTACGAGACCGGTTTGAAAGCCTCATGGTTTGAAGGCCGTCTGAATGCTTCCGCCTCCGTCTTTATGAACAAACGCGACCATTTGGGCGTGGTTGCAGGCAAATTCGCAAATGGCGAGGAATACTACCGCGCAGCCGACAACACCACAACAAAAGGCGTGGAACTCTCTGTCGGCGGCCGCCTGAGCGACAAATGGCTGTTGAATGCGTCTTATGCACGTTCCAAAATTAAAGACAGCGAAGGTGTTCAACTGCATCCGTCTTACCCGGTTCATTTGTTCAAACTCTTTACCGCGTATGACGTGACCGACCGTTTGAACCTGGGAGCCAACGTCAACTGGCAAAGCCGCAGCCACACGCTGGACGAATACCCTGCAGACATCAATCCGGCCGCCGCCGCCGCGTTGACCCAACGTCCGTACGCAACGCTGGACTTGACCGGTCATTATAAAATCGGCAAATCCACCCGCATCAGTTTGGACTTTGAAAACGTGTTTAACAAACGCTATCGCACCATGCCAGATATTCATGTGTACGGCACGCCGCGTAGTGTAACTGCAACGGTTAAACATACGTTCTAA
- the wrbA gene encoding NAD(P)H:quinone oxidoreductase, with the protein MNPNPLKILVLFYSQNGSTRNLARQIARGIESVEGCEAVLRTVPKVSTVCEAVEKGIPDEGAPYATADDLKNCAGLALGSPTRFGNMAAAMKYFIDGTIPLWLGAELVGKPATVFTSTSSLHGGQESTLLTMMLPLLHHGMVISGIPYTESALSNTQSGGTPYGASHVSGHDSKPALTVEENDIAFAQGKRLAELVRKLAD; encoded by the coding sequence ATGAACCCAAATCCCCTGAAAATCCTCGTTCTCTTTTATTCCCAAAATGGCAGCACGCGCAACCTTGCCCGCCAAATCGCACGCGGTATCGAAAGCGTGGAGGGATGCGAAGCTGTGTTGCGTACCGTTCCCAAAGTTTCCACCGTTTGCGAAGCCGTTGAAAAAGGCATTCCCGACGAAGGCGCGCCATACGCGACTGCCGACGACCTCAAAAACTGCGCCGGCCTTGCGCTCGGCAGCCCGACACGTTTCGGCAATATGGCCGCCGCGATGAAATACTTTATCGACGGCACCATTCCCCTTTGGCTCGGTGCAGAACTCGTCGGCAAACCTGCCACCGTATTCACCAGCACATCTTCTCTGCACGGCGGCCAAGAAAGCACCCTGCTGACCATGATGCTGCCCCTGCTGCACCACGGCATGGTCATCAGCGGTATTCCATATACCGAGTCCGCGCTTAGCAATACCCAAAGCGGCGGCACGCCTTACGGCGCAAGCCATGTTTCCGGCCACGACAGCAAACCGGCATTGACTGTCGAAGAAAACGATATTGCCTTTGCGCAAGGTAAACGTTTGGCAGAATTGGTACGAAAATTGGCAGATTGA
- a CDS encoding extracellular solute-binding protein has product MKTPALLSLLGLIPSAAFAAHGVGLGQPPKYPANFTAFEYVNPNAPKGGTFTTPFLGAFDTLNPFTLKGNHEYGISMLTLDTLTEQSMDEPYAVYGLIAEDIALAPDGLSVTFKINPKAKFHNGDPVLAKDVAASFNILTKDKAAAPMYHFYWSDVAKVETPNDRTVVFRFKQRNSELHMILGSLPVFSHKSYPKGLAAAPNSLPIGSGPYRFAKAENGRISEFVRDKNYWAQNLPVRKGRYNYDHIRIKYVKDEVVRIEGLKGGQYDFVQENVARNWARAYSDEVLKKRNLSKHEWIQNSTAGMQGFVINMRHKPLDNIYVRRALIESFDYESVNRRIFYGAYRRTDSFFTNSTMAATGKPDSAETALLKSLGTKLPDGVLDQDVPMPPVTDPKLGVRPNLLKARALLEKGGYQYKNGKAVDKQGKPLTFEFLAPSKNYERITSKWQSDLAKIGITMNVRTADSAVYQKRMNDFDFDVTTGYYGNSESPGNEQYDYFSCAAAKTEGSRNLSGVCHPAVEKLLTHFNSFTNRQELQTTSRALDRLIRHQYTIVPNWFADRYRVVYRNDVGIPSKLPKYYDPITFAMTAGWKKK; this is encoded by the coding sequence ATGAAAACACCAGCCCTACTCTCTCTGCTCGGTTTGATTCCATCTGCCGCCTTTGCCGCCCACGGCGTAGGCCTTGGCCAACCACCCAAATATCCGGCCAACTTCACCGCTTTCGAATACGTCAATCCCAACGCTCCCAAAGGTGGCACATTTACCACGCCTTTCCTCGGTGCTTTTGACACGCTCAACCCCTTTACCCTCAAAGGCAACCACGAATACGGCATCAGCATGCTGACGCTCGACACCCTGACCGAGCAAAGCATGGACGAACCTTACGCCGTTTACGGCCTGATTGCCGAAGACATCGCCCTGGCACCGGACGGCCTTTCCGTTACCTTCAAAATCAACCCCAAAGCCAAATTCCACAATGGTGACCCCGTTTTGGCCAAAGACGTTGCCGCTTCATTTAACATCCTGACCAAAGACAAAGCTGCCGCCCCCATGTACCACTTCTACTGGAGCGACGTGGCCAAAGTGGAAACGCCCAACGACCGCACCGTCGTGTTCCGCTTCAAACAACGCAACTCAGAATTACACATGATTCTCGGCAGCCTGCCCGTCTTCTCGCATAAAAGCTATCCCAAAGGCCTGGCCGCCGCTCCCAACAGCCTGCCGATCGGTTCCGGCCCCTACCGTTTTGCCAAAGCCGAAAACGGCCGCATCAGCGAGTTTGTCCGCGACAAAAACTACTGGGCGCAAAATCTGCCCGTGCGCAAAGGCCGCTACAACTACGACCACATCCGCATCAAATACGTCAAAGACGAAGTTGTCCGCATCGAAGGGCTGAAAGGCGGCCAATATGACTTCGTACAAGAAAACGTCGCCCGCAACTGGGCGCGCGCCTACTCCGACGAAGTCCTCAAAAAACGTAATCTGTCCAAACACGAATGGATACAAAACAGCACAGCCGGCATGCAAGGCTTCGTCATCAATATGCGCCACAAGCCCTTGGACAATATTTACGTCCGCCGCGCCTTGATTGAAAGCTTCGACTACGAAAGCGTCAACCGCCGCATCTTCTACGGCGCATACCGCCGCACCGACAGCTTCTTTACCAATAGCACCATGGCCGCAACCGGCAAGCCGGACAGCGCGGAAACCGCATTGCTCAAATCATTGGGTACCAAGCTGCCCGACGGCGTATTGGATCAAGACGTCCCTATGCCGCCGGTTACCGACCCCAAACTGGGCGTGCGCCCGAACCTGCTCAAAGCACGCGCCCTGCTTGAAAAAGGCGGCTATCAATACAAAAACGGCAAAGCAGTCGACAAACAAGGCAAACCGCTGACCTTTGAATTCCTCGCACCAAGCAAAAACTACGAACGCATTACCTCCAAATGGCAGAGCGACCTCGCCAAAATCGGCATTACCATGAACGTGCGCACCGCCGACTCCGCCGTGTACCAAAAACGCATGAACGACTTCGATTTTGACGTGACCACCGGCTACTACGGCAACAGCGAAAGCCCCGGCAACGAGCAATACGACTACTTCAGCTGCGCCGCCGCCAAAACCGAAGGCAGCCGCAACCTATCCGGTGTCTGTCATCCTGCGGTTGAAAAACTGTTGACCCATTTCAACAGCTTTACCAACCGCCAAGAGCTGCAAACCACCTCGCGCGCGCTCGACCGACTGATCCGCCACCAATACACCATCGTTCCAAACTGGTTCGCCGACCGCTACCGCGTCGTGTACCGTAACGATGTAGGCATTCCGTCCAAGCTGCCGAAATACTACGACCCCATCACCTTCGCCATGACCGCAGGCTGGAAGAAAAAGTAG
- a CDS encoding ArsR/SmtB family transcription factor, with protein sequence MEIKRLSTILKLIANPERMAILFLLLNGDRSITELAQALDSSPTGIANHLARLRTEGIIDFTRYHRIIEYRIISEEATTILNTLRTLKDQAE encoded by the coding sequence ATGGAAATCAAGCGTCTCTCTACCATTCTCAAACTGATTGCCAACCCCGAACGCATGGCCATCCTTTTTCTGCTGCTTAACGGCGACCGCAGCATTACCGAACTGGCACAAGCGCTCGACTCCTCCCCGACCGGCATCGCCAACCACCTCGCACGCCTGCGCACCGAAGGCATCATCGATTTCACACGCTACCACCGCATCATCGAATACCGCATCATCTCCGAAGAAGCCACCACCATCCTCAATACCCTGCGCACGCTCAAAGACCAAGCCGAATAA
- the xth gene encoding exodeoxyribonuclease III encodes MKIATWNVNSLNVRLPQVQNWLADHQADILALQELKLDQDKFPAAALQMMGWHCVWSGQKTYNGVAIISRHEPQDVHCGLPALPDDPQRRVIAATINGVRVINVYCVNGEALDSPKFQYKEQWFAALTEFVRTEMAAHPKLVLLGDFNIAPADADCYDPEKWHEKIHCSSIERQWFKNLLDLGLTDSLRKIHPEGAFYTWFDYRGAMFQRKLGLRIDHILSSPELAATLTDVTVDLETRAQERPSDHTPVIAEFDC; translated from the coding sequence ATGAAAATCGCTACTTGGAACGTCAATTCCCTCAACGTCCGCCTGCCCCAAGTACAAAACTGGCTAGCCGACCACCAAGCCGACATACTCGCCTTACAAGAACTCAAACTCGATCAAGACAAATTCCCGGCAGCCGCCCTGCAAATGATGGGCTGGCACTGCGTCTGGAGCGGCCAAAAAACCTACAACGGCGTCGCTATCATCAGCCGCCACGAGCCGCAAGACGTACATTGCGGCCTTCCCGCCCTCCCCGACGACCCGCAACGCCGCGTCATCGCCGCCACCATCAACGGCGTGCGCGTCATCAACGTCTATTGCGTCAACGGCGAAGCCCTGGACAGCCCCAAATTCCAATACAAAGAACAATGGTTTGCCGCATTGACCGAGTTTGTCCGCACCGAAATGGCTGCCCACCCCAAACTCGTCCTGCTCGGCGACTTCAACATCGCCCCGGCCGATGCCGACTGCTACGACCCCGAAAAATGGCACGAAAAAATCCACTGTTCCTCCATCGAAAGACAATGGTTTAAAAACCTACTCGACCTCGGCCTGACCGACAGCCTACGCAAAATCCACCCCGAAGGCGCGTTCTACACATGGTTCGACTACCGCGGCGCCATGTTCCAACGCAAACTCGGCCTGCGCATCGACCACATTCTCAGCAGCCCCGAACTCGCCGCCACCCTTACCGACGTCACTGTCGACCTAGAAACCCGTGCCCAAGAACGCCCCAGCGACCACACACCGGTAATTGCAGAGTTTGACTGCTAA
- the uvrB gene encoding excinuclease ABC subunit UvrB — MEVIQYPNSPFKLHQPFPPAGDQPTAIAGLLEGLSDGLAYQTLLGVTGSGKTYTMANVIAQSGRPAIIMAHNKTLAAQLYAEMREFFPENAVEYFVSYYDYYQPEAYVPSRDLFIEKDSAINEHIEQMRLSATKNLMTRDDVIIVATVSAIYGIGDPTEYQQMVLSVKEGDTIEQRDIIATLVSMQYERGDLDFKRGSFRVRGDVIDVYPAESSENALRISLFDDEIDRLDMFDPLSGSLIQRVGRYTVFPSSHYVTPRDTVLRACESIKEELRERIEFFAREQRPVEQQRIEQRTRFDLEMLYEMGFCKGIENYSRHFSGKKEGEPPPTLMDYLPDNAIMFIDESHVTVTQIGGMYKGDASRKQNLVDYGFRLPSARDNRPLKFHEFEKVMPQTIFVSATPAKYEEEHAGQVVEQVVRPTGLVDPQIIIRPVATQVDDLMSEINDRIQKGERVLVTTLTKRMAEQLTDYYSELGIKVRYLHSDIDTVERVEIIRDLRLGLFDVLVGINLLREGLDIPEVSLVAILDADKEGFLRSHRSLIQTIGRAARNVNGVAILYADKITDSMKAAIDETERRREKQIKFNEEHDIVPQQIKKQVKDIIDGVYHEEDSGKGRLKGKNKVKVGEIHNEEDAIKEIAKLEKAMQQAARDLQFEEAAVLRDRIRGIKENLLF; from the coding sequence ATGGAAGTCATCCAATATCCCAATTCTCCGTTTAAACTCCACCAACCCTTCCCGCCCGCCGGCGACCAGCCTACCGCCATTGCAGGCCTGCTCGAAGGGCTTTCAGACGGCCTTGCTTATCAAACCTTGCTCGGCGTAACTGGTTCGGGCAAAACCTATACCATGGCGAACGTCATCGCGCAAAGCGGCCGCCCCGCCATCATCATGGCGCACAACAAAACCCTTGCCGCCCAGCTCTACGCCGAAATGCGCGAGTTTTTCCCCGAAAACGCGGTGGAATATTTCGTTTCCTACTACGACTATTACCAACCCGAAGCCTATGTGCCCAGCCGCGATTTGTTCATCGAAAAAGACAGCGCGATCAACGAACACATCGAGCAGATGCGCCTTTCCGCCACCAAAAACCTGATGACGCGCGATGATGTGATTATCGTCGCCACCGTGTCCGCTATTTACGGTATCGGCGACCCGACCGAGTATCAACAAATGGTGTTGTCCGTCAAAGAAGGTGACACCATCGAGCAACGCGACATCATCGCCACGCTCGTTTCCATGCAGTACGAACGCGGCGATTTGGATTTTAAACGCGGCAGCTTCCGCGTGCGCGGCGACGTGATTGACGTGTACCCTGCCGAAAGCTCCGAAAATGCCTTGCGCATTAGCCTATTTGATGACGAAATCGACCGCCTCGATATGTTTGACCCGCTTTCAGGCAGCCTTATTCAACGCGTCGGCCGCTACACAGTCTTCCCGTCCAGCCACTACGTTACCCCGCGCGACACTGTATTGCGCGCCTGTGAGTCCATCAAAGAAGAATTGCGCGAACGCATCGAATTTTTCGCCCGCGAACAACGTCCTGTCGAACAACAGCGCATCGAACAGCGCACCCGCTTCGACCTCGAAATGCTCTACGAAATGGGCTTCTGCAAAGGCATCGAAAACTACTCCCGCCACTTCTCCGGAAAAAAAGAAGGCGAACCGCCGCCCACGCTGATGGACTACCTGCCCGACAACGCCATCATGTTCATCGACGAAAGCCACGTTACCGTCACCCAAATCGGCGGCATGTACAAAGGCGACGCATCGCGCAAGCAAAACCTCGTGGACTACGGCTTCCGCCTGCCTTCCGCCCGAGACAACCGACCGCTCAAGTTCCACGAATTTGAAAAAGTCATGCCGCAAACCATTTTCGTTTCCGCCACCCCCGCCAAATACGAAGAAGAACACGCCGGACAAGTAGTCGAACAAGTCGTCCGCCCCACCGGGCTGGTCGATCCCCAAATCATCATCCGCCCCGTCGCCACCCAAGTTGATGACTTAATGAGCGAAATCAACGACCGCATCCAAAAAGGCGAACGCGTGCTCGTTACCACCCTCACCAAACGCATGGCGGAACAACTCACCGACTATTACAGCGAACTCGGCATCAAAGTGCGCTACCTGCACAGCGACATTGATACCGTAGAGCGTGTTGAAATTATTAGAGATTTGCGGCTCGGATTGTTTGACGTACTCGTCGGCATCAACCTCTTGCGCGAAGGCTTGGACATCCCCGAAGTCTCCCTCGTCGCTATCCTCGACGCTGACAAAGAAGGCTTCCTGCGCTCCCACCGCAGCCTGATTCAAACCATAGGCCGAGCCGCGCGCAACGTGAACGGTGTCGCCATCCTGTACGCCGACAAAATTACCGATTCCATGAAAGCCGCCATCGATGAAACCGAACGCCGCCGCGAAAAACAGATTAAATTCAACGAAGAACACGACATCGTGCCGCAGCAGATTAAAAAACAGGTCAAAGACATCATCGACGGCGTGTACCACGAAGAAGACAGCGGCAAAGGCCGTCTGAAAGGCAAAAACAAAGTCAAAGTCGGCGAGATTCACAATGAAGAAGACGCGATTAAAGAAATCGCCAAACTGGAAAAAGCCATGCAGCAGGCAGCTAGGGATTTGCAGTTTGAAGAAGCGGCTGTGTTGCGGGATAGGATTCGGGGGATTAAAGAGAATTTGTTGTTTTAA
- a CDS encoding type IV pilin protein: protein MLVVSILATVAFTAYRESVRSANLRAAHAALLENARFMEQFYTKKGSFKLTSTKWPELPVKEAGGFCIRMSGQAKGILEGKFTLKAVALDREAEPRVLRLNESLTAVVCGKMKGKGSCTDGEEIFRGNDAECRPFMG, encoded by the coding sequence ATGCTGGTGGTTTCGATCTTGGCGACGGTGGCATTTACGGCCTATCGGGAATCGGTCCGCTCGGCCAACCTGCGCGCGGCGCATGCCGCCCTGCTGGAAAATGCGCGCTTTATGGAGCAGTTCTATACGAAAAAGGGCAGCTTTAAGCTGACGTCGACGAAGTGGCCGGAGTTGCCGGTCAAGGAGGCGGGCGGTTTCTGTATCAGGATGAGCGGCCAGGCTAAGGGGATCTTGGAGGGGAAGTTTACTTTGAAGGCGGTGGCGCTGGATAGGGAGGCGGAACCGAGGGTATTGCGCTTGAATGAGTCGCTGACGGCGGTGGTGTGCGGGAAGATGAAGGGGAAGGGAAGCTGTACGGACGGTGAGGAGATATTTAGGGGTAATGATGCGGAGTGTCGGCCTTTTATGGGGTAG
- a CDS encoding ComEA family DNA-binding protein — MKKFLFGAFAAVCAAFSLAAVNINTASSAELEALPGIGPAKAKSIVEYRQKNGAFKSVEELKNVKGIGDAVLNKLKAEATVSSAAPKTAQPAVKK; from the coding sequence ATGAAGAAATTTTTATTTGGTGCATTTGCCGCCGTCTGTGCAGCGTTCTCTTTGGCTGCCGTGAACATCAATACCGCGTCTTCTGCCGAACTGGAGGCCTTGCCGGGTATCGGCCCGGCTAAGGCGAAATCGATTGTGGAATACCGTCAGAAGAACGGTGCGTTCAAATCGGTGGAGGAGCTGAAAAACGTGAAGGGCATCGGTGATGCGGTGCTGAACAAGTTGAAGGCGGAGGCGACGGTTTCTTCTGCCGCGCCTAAGACCGCACAGCCTGCCGTGAAAAAATAA
- a CDS encoding cytochrome C assembly family protein: MPIVLICLMLVYAGLGAFSWLQHKKHNNKSYPLKTELLILSGALLVHGAALMFPVLQDRVLITGFGYSLSLIVWLMLMMYCLGSFFYCLRGVQLLLYPCAALTLLLGFLFPGNFSGRQIVDLLPLSHIASSLLAYGLFGIVTLFAILILLLDRNLHKRRFSALVSFLPPLLSLEKLMFQGIWAGFILLTYSVISGTFFAEAVFGKPMTFTHKTIFSIMSWLIYGALLLKHSMTAWRGKKAAVWTIVGFVSLIFAYVGSKFVLEIVLQRIG, from the coding sequence ATGCCGATTGTCTTAATCTGCCTTATGCTGGTGTATGCCGGATTGGGCGCATTTTCCTGGTTGCAACATAAAAAACACAATAATAAGTCTTACCCGCTGAAAACCGAGCTGCTGATTTTGAGTGGCGCATTATTGGTACATGGCGCAGCATTGATGTTCCCGGTATTGCAAGATAGGGTATTGATTACCGGTTTTGGTTATTCGCTTAGTCTGATAGTTTGGCTGATGCTGATGATGTATTGCCTGGGCAGTTTCTTTTATTGTCTGCGCGGGGTGCAACTCTTATTGTATCCCTGTGCCGCATTGACCTTATTGCTGGGTTTCCTTTTCCCAGGTAATTTTTCAGGCCGCCAAATCGTAGACTTATTGCCGCTGTCGCACATCGCATCATCATTGCTCGCATACGGATTGTTTGGCATCGTTACCTTATTTGCCATCCTGATCCTTTTGCTCGACCGCAATCTGCACAAACGCCGTTTTTCCGCATTGGTCAGCTTCTTGCCGCCTTTATTGAGTTTGGAGAAACTTATGTTCCAAGGTATTTGGGCAGGTTTCATTTTATTGACCTATTCCGTTATCAGCGGTACGTTTTTTGCAGAAGCCGTTTTCGGCAAACCCATGACCTTCACGCATAAAACCATCTTCAGTATTATGTCGTGGCTGATTTATGGCGCATTATTGTTGAAACACAGCATGACCGCATGGCGGGGTAAAAAAGCCGCCGTTTGGACCATTGTTGGATTTGTTAGTCTGATTTTTGCCTATGTAGGCAGTAAATTCGTCCTAGAAATTGTCCTTCAACGTATTGGATAA